A part of Bacillus thuringiensis genomic DNA contains:
- a CDS encoding CRISPR-associated helicase/endonuclease Cas3 gives MTYIAHIRESDSQVQTVEEHLLGVKELAETYGEKIGIKHLAGLAGMLHDMGKYTNEFKEYILEAVNNPNSPPKKGSVDHSTAGGKLLYQLFHTENMIPYKGIISEIVGNAIISHHGYLQDFLNPDLESPYLNRVRDKQLRGFDVTQQFFFKHVMKEKDFHEYVDKATVELESFLLKEPPENAEKQLMFLTKFIFSTLIDADRTNTRLFEEEKSVESVINSDELFEKYYERLMIKINAFKKQQNANTPINMLRADMSDQCDQFAERPSGIYTLSIPTGGGKTLASLRYALKHAKTHNKKRIIYVVPFTTIIEQNAEEVRRILEDEENILEHHSNIVEEVNDHDENEDGMASIQQKLKLAKDNWDSPIIFTTMVQFLNVFYAKGNRNTRRLHNLSEAIIIFDEVQKVPVSCVSLFNQALNFLKIYTRSSIVLCTATQPALDFVEQKLDINTDAEMINNLDHVIEAFKRVEIIDQATNEIFNKDKLKTFIHTKIEEVQSILIVLNTKSVVRDLYTQLQSQGLNVPIYHLSTTMCAAHRHKILEEVRECLKEGRKIICISTQLIEAGVDVSFECVVRSLSGLDSIAQAAGRCNRHGEKGIQNIYVIDYEEENLSHLKEIKIGKKITKKILMDLKHNDKIHGGHILSREAMKRYFKEYYREFESDLDYFIPKLKKNMTELLSVPRIENSYRRAYIHKHDKKDIPLFIINSYQTAAKHFNVIDDITTSVIVPYEEGKDIIAELNSNNSIEDLSRLLRKAQQYTVNLFNYEKEKLIINDGLVYYLDGKILALKESAYNDEYGLNVLNESDFKTAIF, from the coding sequence ATGACCTACATTGCTCATATACGCGAGAGTGACAGTCAAGTACAAACAGTCGAAGAACATTTATTAGGAGTAAAAGAACTAGCTGAAACCTATGGAGAAAAAATTGGTATAAAACATTTAGCTGGTTTAGCAGGTATGCTCCATGATATGGGTAAATACACCAATGAGTTTAAAGAATATATATTGGAAGCAGTAAATAATCCTAATTCTCCACCTAAAAAGGGGAGTGTTGACCATTCAACTGCAGGGGGGAAATTGTTATATCAATTATTCCATACAGAAAATATGATTCCTTACAAAGGGATAATATCTGAGATAGTGGGAAATGCCATTATTTCTCACCACGGATACCTTCAAGATTTTTTAAATCCAGATTTAGAATCGCCCTATTTAAATAGAGTGCGAGATAAGCAATTAAGAGGATTTGATGTTACACAACAATTCTTTTTTAAACATGTCATGAAAGAGAAAGATTTTCATGAGTATGTTGACAAAGCTACAGTAGAACTAGAAAGTTTCCTACTTAAAGAACCCCCAGAAAATGCTGAAAAACAATTAATGTTTTTAACTAAATTCATCTTTAGTACATTAATTGATGCCGATAGAACAAACACCCGATTATTTGAAGAAGAAAAAAGTGTAGAATCCGTAATAAATTCTGATGAGTTATTTGAGAAATACTACGAGAGACTCATGATAAAAATTAATGCTTTCAAAAAACAGCAGAATGCAAATACCCCTATTAACATGTTGAGAGCAGACATGTCAGATCAGTGTGATCAGTTCGCTGAGAGGCCATCAGGAATATATACGTTATCTATTCCAACTGGTGGTGGTAAAACATTAGCAAGCTTAAGATATGCACTAAAACATGCAAAAACCCATAATAAAAAAAGAATTATTTATGTTGTACCTTTTACAACAATTATTGAACAAAATGCGGAAGAGGTGCGAAGAATATTAGAGGATGAAGAAAATATTTTAGAACATCATTCAAATATAGTTGAAGAAGTGAATGATCATGATGAAAATGAAGACGGTATGGCTAGCATACAACAAAAATTAAAGTTAGCTAAAGATAATTGGGATTCTCCTATTATTTTTACAACCATGGTTCAGTTTCTAAATGTGTTTTACGCAAAGGGAAACAGAAATACTAGAAGACTCCATAATTTAAGTGAGGCAATTATTATTTTTGATGAAGTGCAAAAAGTTCCTGTTTCATGTGTTTCATTATTTAATCAAGCATTGAATTTTTTAAAAATATATACTCGTTCCAGTATAGTCCTCTGCACTGCTACTCAACCTGCTTTGGACTTTGTAGAACAAAAATTAGACATAAATACGGATGCTGAAATGATTAATAACCTCGATCATGTAATTGAAGCATTTAAAAGAGTAGAAATCATTGATCAAGCAACTAATGAAATCTTTAATAAAGATAAACTCAAAACATTTATACATACAAAAATAGAGGAAGTACAAAGTATCCTCATTGTTCTAAATACAAAATCAGTTGTGAGAGATTTATATACACAATTACAGAGCCAAGGATTAAATGTCCCTATTTATCATTTAAGCACAACAATGTGTGCAGCACATCGACATAAAATTTTAGAAGAAGTTAGAGAATGTCTAAAGGAAGGAAGAAAAATCATTTGCATCAGCACACAGTTAATCGAAGCAGGTGTAGATGTAAGTTTTGAGTGTGTTGTTCGTTCTTTATCAGGGTTAGATTCTATAGCACAAGCTGCAGGAAGATGTAATCGCCACGGTGAAAAGGGCATACAGAATATCTATGTCATTGATTATGAAGAGGAAAACTTAAGTCATTTAAAGGAAATTAAAATTGGAAAGAAAATTACGAAGAAAATCCTTATGGATTTAAAACATAACGATAAAATACATGGAGGACATATTTTATCAAGAGAGGCAATGAAGAGGTATTTTAAAGAATATTATAGAGAATTTGAATCTGATCTAGATTATTTTATTCCAAAACTAAAAAAGAACATGACTGAGTTATTATCCGTACCAAGAATAGAAAATAGCTATCGTCGAGCATATATTCATAAACATGATAAAAAAGATATTCCATTATTTATTATAAATAGCTACCAGACAGCGGCCAAACATTTTAACGTCATTGATGATATAACCACTTCAGTTATTGTCCCATATGAAGAAGGAAAGGATATTATCGCAGAATTAAATAGCAATAACTCCATTGAGGATTTGAGCCGATTATTACGAAAGGCACAGCAGTATACAGTTAACTTATTCAACTATGAAAAAGAAAAATTGATAATAAATGATGGACTCGTATACTATCTTGATGGGAAAATTCTAGCCTTGAAGGAAAGTGCTTATAATGATGAATATGGTTTGAATGTGCTTAATGAGAGCGATTTTAAGACAGCTATATTTTAA
- a CDS encoding APC family permease, with product MKSISEKIVLCVGIGFILIGGVRFLGYSISSLVIALISIFAALISISDVLEITRYKRYGNWIQNTALVIIVAIIVFLVYPLNIAPSIISTIGDGFTIIGLGLVILLFGWREIQEKRSNKEPVESNEMINNCKFQIVVNEYEQMMKLNDIIERLKNLDQEANSYNRVHSGWGIFCECLFDYWNQAEGPFFDGANQQKHYEFICALNNATKAIANTSSFDANYSIKRELQIFNHNFDVTLDPLMKHIELPNIDDLMKEVYNALLLWEELKGLVNRRYEQGRLNYKES from the coding sequence ATGAAGTCTATATCTGAAAAAATAGTACTTTGTGTAGGGATTGGGTTTATTTTAATAGGGGGAGTTAGGTTTTTAGGATATTCGATATCTTCTTTGGTTATTGCTCTAATATCTATTTTTGCTGCATTAATCAGTATTTCAGACGTATTGGAAATAACAAGATATAAAAGGTATGGAAATTGGATACAAAATACGGCGTTAGTAATTATTGTAGCGATTATAGTTTTCTTAGTGTATCCGTTAAATATAGCCCCTTCTATTATTTCGACTATCGGTGATGGTTTTACAATTATTGGATTAGGTCTTGTGATTTTATTGTTTGGTTGGAGGGAAATTCAAGAGAAACGAAGTAATAAAGAACCAGTAGAATCAAATGAAATGATTAACAATTGTAAATTTCAGATAGTAGTTAACGAATATGAACAAATGATGAAGCTTAATGATATAATTGAAAGGTTAAAAAATTTAGATCAAGAAGCAAATTCTTATAATAGGGTACATAGTGGCTGGGGGATATTTTGCGAGTGTTTATTTGATTATTGGAATCAAGCTGAGGGACCATTTTTTGATGGTGCCAATCAACAAAAACATTATGAATTTATTTGTGCTTTAAATAATGCAACCAAAGCAATAGCTAATACTAGTTCTTTTGACGCAAATTATAGTATAAAAAGAGAATTACAAATATTTAATCATAATTTTGATGTTACATTGGATCCATTAATGAAACATATTGAATTACCAAATATAGATGATTTAATGAAAGAGGTTTATAATGCACTATTATTGTGGGAAGAACTAAAAGGATTAGTGAATAGACGCTATGAACAAGGTCGTCTTAACTATAAAGAAAGTTAA
- the cas5c gene encoding type I-C CRISPR-associated protein Cas5c: MRNSIEFEVFGDYALFTDPLMKMGGEKLTYQVPTYQAIKGIVESIYWKPTLLMIVDKIRIMNAIKMESKGIRPIEYGGGNTLANYTYLKNVRYQVQAHFIFNPHRPDLAYDRNEYKHHNILKRSLKVGGRRDIFLGTRECQGYVEPCVFGEGEGFYDNYGGDIHLGTMVHGLNYPDETGRNELEVRLWNPVMRDGIIQFIRPEECTKIRKISKMEPKIFDSSNVESVDELIKQLEEGGE, translated from the coding sequence TTGCGGAATTCTATTGAATTTGAGGTTTTTGGTGATTACGCACTTTTCACAGATCCTTTGATGAAAATGGGAGGAGAAAAGTTAACTTACCAAGTACCAACTTATCAAGCTATCAAAGGGATTGTCGAATCAATCTACTGGAAGCCAACTCTTCTTATGATTGTAGATAAAATAAGAATTATGAATGCAATCAAAATGGAATCAAAAGGTATTCGTCCAATTGAATATGGTGGTGGAAATACACTCGCAAATTACACATATTTAAAGAATGTAAGATACCAAGTTCAGGCTCATTTTATCTTTAATCCTCATCGACCTGATTTAGCATATGATCGTAATGAATATAAGCATCATAACATCCTAAAACGTTCACTTAAAGTTGGAGGACGGCGAGACATTTTTTTAGGAACGAGAGAATGCCAAGGATATGTGGAGCCTTGTGTTTTTGGTGAAGGAGAAGGCTTTTACGATAATTATGGTGGAGATATTCATTTAGGCACAATGGTTCATGGGCTTAATTATCCTGATGAAACAGGTAGGAATGAATTAGAGGTTCGATTATGGAATCCGGTAATGAGAGATGGAATTATTCAATTCATCCGACCAGAAGAATGTACAAAAATCCGTAAAATATCCAAGATGGAGCCAAAGATTTTTGACAGTTCAAACGTTGAATCAGTTGATGAGCTTATAAAACAATTAGAAGAAGGAGGTGAATAA